From one Rhodoferax sp. PAMC 29310 genomic stretch:
- a CDS encoding SDR family NAD(P)-dependent oxidoreductase produces MTTSHPLPIPIALITGGSRGLGKNTALHLAKQGVDVILTYRDHAQAAQAVVAEITALGRHAVALPLDVANSPGFANFGEQVRDALAKNWQRRDFNYLVNNAGTGVNASLMDTTEAQFDTLMNGHLKGVFFLTQTLLPLMADGGRIVNVSTGLTRFALPGFAAYAAMKGAVEVLTRYMAKELGPRGIAVNVVAPGAIETDFGGGAVRDNAQMNAFLSGQTALGRVGQPDDIGGVIASLLSEPNRWINAQRIEASGGMFL; encoded by the coding sequence ATGACCACAAGCCACCCACTCCCCATCCCCATTGCCCTGATCACCGGCGGCAGCCGTGGACTGGGAAAGAATACCGCGCTGCACCTGGCAAAACAAGGGGTGGATGTGATCCTGACCTACCGCGACCATGCGCAAGCCGCGCAGGCCGTGGTCGCAGAGATCACCGCGCTGGGACGCCACGCAGTGGCTTTGCCGCTGGATGTGGCCAACTCGCCGGGCTTTGCCAACTTTGGCGAGCAGGTTCGCGATGCGTTGGCGAAAAACTGGCAACGCCGCGACTTCAACTATCTGGTGAACAACGCCGGAACCGGGGTGAACGCCAGCCTGATGGACACCACCGAGGCCCAGTTCGACACGCTGATGAACGGACACCTGAAAGGCGTCTTTTTTCTGACCCAAACCTTGCTGCCGCTGATGGCGGATGGCGGTCGCATTGTGAACGTATCCACCGGGCTCACCCGCTTTGCACTGCCCGGATTTGCCGCCTATGCGGCCATGAAAGGCGCGGTGGAGGTGCTGACCCGCTACATGGCCAAGGAACTGGGACCGCGCGGCATTGCCGTCAATGTGGTCGCCCCCGGCGCGATAGAAACCGACTTTGGCGGTGGCGCCGTGCGCGACAACGCACAGATGAACGCTTTTCTAAGCGGCCAAACCGCGCTGGGTCGGGTCGGACAACCTGACGACATTGGCGGCGTGATTGCATCGCTGCTGTCCGAGCCCAACCGCTGGATCAACGCGCAACGCATCGAAGCCTCGGGCGGCATGTTTTTATAG
- a CDS encoding TAXI family TRAP transporter solute-binding subunit: MQTSFKVLALAAAVSLLSALPAQAQTRVTFKSAKTGSSYYQMGVQIAEAMKAGTKGAIVVTLEESQGSTQNVMEVRARGADYVFTTPPALVDMAQGAKGPFKDKGDAKFSNIRALFPIPSLTMHFVARSDRGINSMADLAGKTLLLGKGSFGSTEGEKYLKLFGLEGKVTLANGELSNAVPALKNGQIDAFVTAGSWPAPNVIEASASTPITLLSLSDEQIAATERDSLTIPAGTYTGQKTAVKTTSLPVVAYSTTAMSDDTAYTLTKTYWDQKSAMSSGAAWWTGVDQSLMATITGKLHPGAVRYYKEAGFKLTAAQQ, from the coding sequence ATGCAAACATCATTCAAAGTGCTGGCCTTGGCCGCCGCCGTCAGCCTGTTGAGCGCGTTGCCCGCGCAGGCGCAAACCCGCGTTACGTTCAAATCCGCCAAAACGGGCTCGTCCTATTACCAAATGGGCGTTCAGATTGCCGAGGCCATGAAGGCCGGCACCAAGGGCGCCATCGTCGTGACGCTGGAAGAAAGCCAGGGCTCAACACAGAACGTGATGGAGGTGCGGGCACGCGGCGCCGACTACGTTTTCACCACACCACCCGCACTGGTTGACATGGCGCAGGGCGCCAAAGGTCCATTCAAAGACAAGGGCGACGCCAAATTTTCCAACATCCGCGCCCTGTTTCCCATTCCATCGCTGACCATGCACTTTGTCGCGCGCAGCGACCGGGGCATCAACAGCATGGCCGACCTGGCAGGAAAAACACTGTTGCTGGGCAAAGGCTCCTTTGGTTCCACCGAGGGCGAGAAATACCTCAAACTGTTTGGGCTGGAAGGTAAAGTGACGCTGGCCAACGGCGAACTGTCCAACGCCGTGCCTGCACTGAAAAACGGCCAGATCGACGCTTTTGTGACAGCCGGCTCCTGGCCTGCGCCCAATGTCATTGAAGCCTCGGCATCAACCCCCATCACGCTGCTGTCCCTGAGTGACGAGCAAATTGCCGCCACCGAGCGCGACAGCTTGACCATTCCCGCAGGCACTTACACCGGTCAAAAAACAGCGGTCAAAACAACGTCCTTGCCCGTGGTGGCCTACAGCACCACCGCCATGAGCGACGACACGGCCTACACCCTCACCAAAACCTATTGGGACCAAAAATCCGCCATGAGCTCGGGCGCTGCCTGGTGGACCGGTGTGGATCAGTCACTGATGGCCACCATCACCGGCAAGCTGCACCCGGGCGCCGTGCGCTATTACAAGGAAGCCGGCTTCAAGCTGACCGCGGCGCAACAGTAA
- a CDS encoding TRAP transporter fused permease subunit, with product METTSFRPAWAAWGALSVFFHLGLIFYGLVPNLVSRPLHMALALPWIFIFAAKNRFARLSGWGFTLIGLACCLWVALSQEALGDQYGFLEGPLQLSIAVALLTVVMEGARRAIGWPLPLMALLTLLYGLFGQHLPGEFGHSGTPLNSFLGTLTIAEGGIWGSLTGTSVGVVAIFVIFGAVLNAGEAGQGFMNIAAAAAGRLTGGAAKVSVISSALFGSISGSASANVASTGAITLPAMVKLGYPKRLAAAVEAVASSGGQIMPPLMGAGAFVMVELTGVPYTGIMAAAILPAVLYFVTVWIGINAYSRRHDLKGIAAEDKPLMRDVLITSSFFLVPFSVLMWGMFVVEYTPEYSACLAIIAGALMLVIDARLSINLKRTLKRFEAALVAAGSQVAMIAAIILCATIIIGVLSITGLGVKITSVILSGSGGLLWPSLGLTALACLVLGMEVPTTAAYVICVSVAGPALIQLGLEPLQAHLFVFWFALISTITPPVCGAVYIAAGMVQENWLKVAFTSMALGVGLYIVPLGMIANPALLELTTHPVSALFAFARMTLGLGLISYGLIAPSRLPIKVGQLSLGLVIIFGNIYF from the coding sequence ATGGAAACCACATCCTTTCGCCCCGCTTGGGCTGCCTGGGGCGCCTTGAGCGTCTTTTTTCACCTAGGGCTGATCTTCTACGGTCTGGTTCCCAACTTGGTGAGTCGCCCGCTGCACATGGCGCTGGCGTTGCCGTGGATTTTTATCTTTGCCGCCAAAAACCGCTTTGCTCGTCTTTCCGGCTGGGGGTTCACGCTGATTGGACTGGCGTGCTGCCTGTGGGTGGCCCTGTCGCAAGAGGCTCTCGGTGATCAATATGGATTTTTGGAAGGCCCACTGCAGTTAAGCATCGCGGTAGCACTGCTGACCGTGGTGATGGAAGGTGCACGCCGTGCCATCGGCTGGCCATTGCCGTTGATGGCGCTGCTCACGCTGCTTTACGGCCTGTTTGGCCAGCACCTGCCGGGTGAGTTTGGCCACTCTGGCACGCCGCTGAATAGCTTTCTGGGCACACTGACCATCGCCGAAGGCGGCATCTGGGGCAGCCTGACGGGCACCTCGGTAGGCGTGGTGGCCATTTTTGTCATCTTTGGTGCGGTACTGAACGCGGGCGAGGCCGGCCAAGGCTTCATGAACATTGCCGCAGCAGCAGCCGGTCGTCTCACGGGCGGCGCCGCCAAAGTTTCCGTCATTTCCTCCGCCCTGTTCGGGTCCATCTCGGGATCGGCGTCGGCCAACGTGGCGTCGACTGGCGCCATCACCCTGCCCGCCATGGTGAAACTGGGCTACCCAAAACGTCTGGCCGCTGCCGTGGAGGCTGTGGCGTCATCGGGTGGGCAAATCATGCCGCCGCTCATGGGGGCCGGAGCCTTTGTGATGGTGGAGCTGACTGGCGTGCCCTACACCGGCATCATGGCTGCTGCCATTCTGCCGGCCGTGCTGTATTTTGTGACGGTGTGGATTGGCATCAACGCCTACAGCCGGCGCCATGACCTGAAAGGCATTGCGGCCGAAGACAAACCCCTGATGCGTGACGTGCTGATCACCTCGTCTTTCTTTTTGGTGCCATTTTCTGTGCTGATGTGGGGCATGTTTGTGGTGGAGTACACGCCGGAGTACTCGGCCTGTTTGGCCATCATTGCCGGGGCACTGATGCTGGTCATCGACGCCCGCCTGAGCATCAACCTGAAGAGAACGCTGAAACGCTTTGAAGCCGCCTTGGTGGCGGCCGGTTCGCAAGTGGCCATGATTGCCGCCATTATTTTGTGCGCCACGATCATCATTGGCGTGCTGTCCATCACCGGGCTGGGCGTCAAGATCACGTCCGTGATTCTGTCCGGCTCGGGTGGCCTCTTGTGGCCCTCACTGGGTCTGACGGCCTTGGCCTGCCTGGTACTGGGCATGGAGGTGCCCACCACGGCGGCCTATGTGATTTGTGTCTCTGTAGCCGGCCCAGCGCTCATCCAACTCGGATTGGAGCCTTTGCAGGCGCATTTGTTTGTGTTCTGGTTTGCACTCATCTCGACCATCACGCCACCGGTGTGCGGTGCCGTGTACATCGCCGCCGGCATGGTGCAGGAAAACTGGCTCAAGGTGGCGTTTACCTCCATGGCCTTGGGCGTGGGTTTGTACATCGTGCCGCTGGGCATGATTGCCAACCCGGCCCTGCTGGAACTTACCACCCATCCGGTGTCGGCCCTGTTTGCGTTTGCCCGCATGACCCTAGGACTGGGCCTGATCTCTTACGGCTTGATTGCGCCCTCTCGCCTTCCCATCAAGGTCGGTCAACTGTCGCTGGGCCTGGTCATCATCTTCGGCAACATCTACTTTTAA
- a CDS encoding glycerophosphodiester phosphodiesterase family protein, producing MRPLSFSVTLSAVLLACSLPSLAQSPPTMTQAQLGPRPFFLVEDMSEGPLKAKLQSCSNGPFTKTSFSIGHRGAAMMFPEHTKESYEAAVRMGADIVECDVTFTKDKELVCRHAQNDLHTTTNILATPLAAKCTKPFTPFNAEKNTPASAECRTSDITLAEFKTLRGKMDASNPKAATADEFMGGTAAWRTDLYSGPTSGTLMTHQDSIALFKKLGVKMTPELKAASVTMPFDGFSQTQYAQKMIDEYKAAGVSASQVFAQSFSKDDILYWVKNEAAFGQQAVFLDGADKPADLPSLATLQGYKQAGIQIVAPPIFALLEAKDGQFAASTYAKNAKQAGLGIIAWSLERAGPVASGKGGWYYQTVNPVFKREGDVMQVLDVLAKDVGIMGIFSDWPATVTYYANCMGL from the coding sequence ATGCGTCCCTTGTCCTTCTCCGTCACGCTATCCGCGGTGCTGCTCGCCTGCAGTCTGCCTTCCCTGGCGCAAAGCCCGCCGACCATGACCCAGGCGCAGCTGGGGCCGCGGCCCTTCTTTTTGGTGGAGGATATGAGCGAGGGGCCGCTCAAGGCGAAGCTGCAGAGCTGCAGCAACGGGCCGTTTACCAAGACCAGTTTTTCGATCGGTCACCGAGGGGCTGCCATGATGTTCCCCGAGCACACCAAAGAGTCCTACGAGGCGGCAGTTCGCATGGGCGCGGACATTGTGGAATGCGACGTCACTTTCACCAAAGACAAGGAGTTGGTCTGCCGTCACGCGCAAAACGACTTGCACACAACCACCAACATTCTGGCCACACCCTTGGCCGCCAAGTGCACCAAGCCGTTCACTCCTTTTAACGCTGAGAAAAACACCCCGGCCAGCGCCGAGTGCCGCACCAGCGATATCACCTTGGCTGAGTTTAAAACTCTGCGCGGCAAGATGGATGCATCCAACCCCAAAGCCGCCACGGCGGACGAGTTCATGGGCGGCACCGCCGCCTGGCGCACCGACCTGTACAGCGGCCCCACCAGCGGCACGTTAATGACGCACCAGGACAGCATTGCGCTGTTCAAAAAACTGGGCGTGAAGATGACGCCTGAGTTAAAAGCCGCCAGCGTGACTATGCCGTTTGACGGCTTCAGCCAGACGCAGTATGCGCAAAAGATGATTGACGAATACAAGGCCGCCGGCGTCTCCGCTAGCCAGGTGTTTGCGCAATCCTTCAGCAAAGACGACATTCTGTACTGGGTGAAGAACGAAGCCGCCTTTGGTCAACAAGCCGTGTTTCTGGATGGGGCGGACAAACCGGCTGACTTGCCTTCGCTGGCAACGCTGCAAGGCTATAAGCAAGCTGGCATTCAAATCGTCGCGCCACCCATCTTTGCTTTGCTGGAAGCCAAAGACGGTCAATTTGCCGCATCCACCTACGCCAAGAATGCCAAGCAAGCTGGCTTGGGCATCATTGCTTGGAGCTTGGAGCGCGCCGGCCCTGTGGCCAGCGGCAAAGGCGGCTGGTATTACCAGACCGTGAACCCCGTCTTTAAGCGCGAAGGCGATGTGATGCAGGTACTGGACGTGCTGGCCAAAGACGTCGGCATCATGGGCATCTTCTCTGACTGGCCCGCTACCGTAACCTATTACGCCAACTGCATGGGATTGTGA
- a CDS encoding MFS transporter gives MYQPLRSRDAAMPFIMLTVLIDMLAIGLIIPVLPALVGQFSDNPADQAYWYGLVAFSFGIANFLASPVLGALSDRFGRRPVLLLGFLGLGLSFFGTALTPTLWGLVLVRTLGGAMQANAAIANAYVADITAPELRAKRFGLLGAMMGVGFIIGPVMGGLLGAVSLRLPFFAAGALAMANLLYGYFVLPESLPLSQRKPFSWRAAHPVTALRSLGQLKGVGALVGVVAFSGLAQFVLYTSWVLYTTFKFGWGPLENGWSLAAVGVVSVVVQGFLMGRLLQWFKPQKLAILGLISSATAYAMWGAATQGWMMFAIIGVNLLGGTVAASVNSLISSAADSRSQGQTLGAVNSLTSLTAVFAPMVAAPLLAMVSHLPQGDWRIGAPFYFCALLQIGSLCMAVLHLRHHQQSGSGKQAS, from the coding sequence ATGTATCAACCTCTGCGTTCTCGCGATGCGGCCATGCCTTTCATCATGCTCACCGTGTTGATCGACATGCTGGCGATTGGCTTGATCATTCCTGTGTTGCCCGCGTTGGTCGGGCAGTTTTCCGACAATCCGGCGGATCAGGCGTACTGGTACGGTCTGGTGGCGTTCAGTTTTGGTATTGCCAATTTTCTGGCCTCGCCCGTGCTGGGAGCCTTGTCTGACCGGTTTGGTCGTCGACCCGTGTTGTTGCTGGGCTTTCTGGGCCTGGGCTTGAGCTTTTTTGGCACGGCACTGACGCCCACTTTATGGGGTTTGGTGTTGGTGCGCACGCTGGGTGGCGCGATGCAAGCCAACGCTGCGATTGCCAACGCTTATGTGGCTGACATTACCGCGCCCGAGCTGCGCGCCAAGCGTTTTGGTTTGCTGGGCGCCATGATGGGGGTCGGTTTCATCATCGGGCCCGTCATGGGCGGCTTGCTGGGGGCGGTGAGCCTGCGTCTGCCCTTTTTTGCAGCCGGTGCACTGGCCATGGCCAATCTGTTGTATGGCTATTTTGTGTTGCCTGAGTCGTTGCCGCTGAGCCAGCGCAAGCCATTTTCATGGCGAGCGGCACACCCTGTGACCGCCCTGCGTTCCTTGGGTCAACTCAAAGGCGTGGGCGCTTTGGTGGGCGTGGTGGCCTTCAGCGGCTTGGCGCAGTTTGTTCTGTACACCAGTTGGGTGCTCTACACCACCTTCAAATTCGGCTGGGGTCCGCTGGAAAATGGCTGGTCGCTGGCGGCGGTTGGCGTGGTGTCGGTGGTGGTTCAGGGTTTCTTAATGGGACGGTTGCTCCAATGGTTTAAGCCACAGAAACTGGCCATTTTGGGTTTAATCTCATCTGCGACCGCCTACGCGATGTGGGGTGCTGCCACACAGGGCTGGATGATGTTTGCCATCATTGGGGTCAATTTGTTGGGAGGTACGGTGGCGGCATCGGTTAACAGCCTGATCTCGTCGGCCGCCGACAGCCGCAGCCAAGGCCAGACGCTGGGCGCCGTCAACTCACTCACGAGTCTCACCGCTGTTTTTGCGCCCATGGTGGCGGCGCCCTTGTTGGCCATGGTGTCGCATCTGCCTCAAGGGGATTGGCGCATCGGGGCACCGTTCTACTTTTGTGCCCTGTTGCAGATTGGCTCTTTGTGCATGGCGGTATTGCACCTCAGGCATCACCAGCAATCTGGTTCGGGCAAGCAGGCGTCTTAA
- a CDS encoding C40 family peptidase, with protein sequence MTLDKPFGITTVILAAALLSACGTAPPRYSALPDYSSVDVPSRVSPEQSTDVTIYAMGLVGTPYRYGGNTPDSGFDCSGLIGHVYRARAGVQPPRTVAQLQDWGQSVPNNSIRTGDLVLFSPRNQATHAGIYVGNGRFVHAPSTGGVVRLDRLDSSYWSRQQIAFRRP encoded by the coding sequence ATGACCCTTGATAAGCCCTTTGGCATAACCACTGTGATCCTGGCCGCCGCCCTACTGAGCGCTTGCGGCACCGCCCCCCCGCGCTACAGCGCATTGCCCGATTACAGCAGTGTCGATGTGCCCTCGCGGGTGTCGCCAGAGCAATCCACCGACGTCACTATTTACGCCATGGGTCTCGTCGGCACGCCTTACCGTTATGGCGGCAACACGCCCGACTCGGGATTTGACTGCAGTGGCCTGATTGGCCATGTGTATCGTGCCCGCGCGGGCGTGCAGCCGCCGCGCACCGTCGCCCAGTTGCAAGACTGGGGTCAATCGGTTCCCAACAACAGCATCCGCACCGGCGACTTGGTCCTGTTTTCCCCACGCAACCAAGCCACTCACGCGGGCATCTACGTGGGCAATGGCCGGTTTGTTCACGCCCCGTCCACGGGTGGCGTGGTCCGGCTGGACCGGTTGGATTCCAGCTACTGGTCCCGCCAGCAAATTGCCTTTCGCCGGCCCTGA
- a CDS encoding zinc-binding alcohol dehydrogenase family protein, which yields MKAVALTHYLPVSNPNAFLDVNLPTPTALGRDLLVAVKAVSINPVDTKVRSPKDTVEKTPRVLGWDASGVVEAVGPDVTFFKVGDEVYYAGDITRSGSNAQFQLVDERIVGGKPKSLSFAEAAALPLTTITAYEAFFDRLGIDRNGANKGESVLIIGAGGGVDSIGIQLAKGAGLVVIATALRPETEACVKALGADYVVNHRQPMVEQVRALGFQHVDHIAIFNDMTHWDAAVELIRPQGGIVTIDDTDKPMPMEGMKMKSASLHWEFMFARAMHQTPDMIEQLKLLSYVAGEIDAGRIRTTLDQVLSPINAANLRAAHAQIETGQAKGKIVVEGF from the coding sequence ATGAAAGCCGTCGCCCTGACCCATTACCTGCCCGTCTCCAATCCCAACGCCTTTTTGGATGTGAACTTGCCCACGCCAACTGCCTTGGGTCGTGACCTTCTGGTCGCGGTCAAAGCCGTGTCGATCAACCCGGTCGATACCAAAGTGCGCAGTCCCAAAGACACGGTGGAAAAAACGCCCCGTGTGCTGGGTTGGGATGCCAGCGGCGTGGTTGAAGCGGTCGGCCCGGACGTGACCTTTTTCAAGGTCGGTGATGAGGTGTATTACGCAGGTGACATCACGCGCTCGGGTTCCAATGCACAGTTCCAACTGGTGGACGAGCGCATTGTCGGAGGCAAACCCAAGTCGCTCAGCTTTGCCGAAGCGGCCGCACTGCCGCTGACCACTATCACCGCCTATGAGGCCTTCTTTGACCGCTTGGGCATTGACCGCAATGGCGCCAACAAGGGCGAGTCGGTGCTGATCATTGGGGCCGGCGGTGGGGTGGACTCCATTGGCATTCAGCTGGCTAAGGGGGCGGGTCTGGTGGTCATTGCCACGGCGTTGCGCCCCGAAACAGAGGCATGTGTCAAGGCGCTGGGGGCAGACTATGTCGTCAATCACCGTCAACCCATGGTGGAGCAGGTGCGCGCGCTGGGGTTCCAGCATGTGGACCACATCGCCATCTTCAATGACATGACCCATTGGGACGCCGCGGTGGAGCTGATTCGTCCGCAAGGCGGCATTGTCACCATCGACGACACCGACAAGCCCATGCCGATGGAGGGCATGAAGATGAAGTCGGCCAGCCTGCATTGGGAATTCATGTTTGCCCGCGCCATGCACCAAACGCCGGACATGATCGAACAGCTCAAGCTGTTGAGCTATGTGGCTGGTGAAATTGACGCTGGGCGCATCAGAACCACCTTGGACCAAGTGTTGAGCCCGATCAATGCTGCCAATCTGCGCGCCGCCCATGCGCAGATTGAGACGGGACAAGCAAAGGGCAAGATCGTCGTTGAAGGCTTCTGA
- a CDS encoding putative quinol monooxygenase has product MTQLTIDANIHANPVQIDLVKVEPKKLVSITRAEKGCLQYDLHRDNSNPVHFMFFENWESCELRQTHMGASHLAAYMKAIYGAVAQFILNEMTQIL; this is encoded by the coding sequence ATGACCCAATTGACCATCGACGCCAACATCCACGCCAATCCCGTTCAAATCGATCTGGTCAAAGTGGAGCCGAAAAAACTGGTGTCCATCACCCGCGCTGAAAAAGGCTGCCTGCAGTACGACTTGCACCGCGACAACAGCAACCCCGTTCATTTCATGTTTTTTGAAAACTGGGAGTCCTGCGAGCTGAGGCAGACCCACATGGGCGCGTCTCATTTGGCCGCCTACATGAAAGCCATCTACGGCGCCGTGGCGCAATTCATCTTGAATGAAATGACCCAGATCCTTTGA